Proteins from one Phocoena sinus isolate mPhoSin1 chromosome 8, mPhoSin1.pri, whole genome shotgun sequence genomic window:
- the PELI3 gene encoding E3 ubiquitin-protein ligase pellino homolog 3 isoform X3 — protein MHHISTPLVSKALSNRGQHSISYTLSRSHSVIVEYTHDSDTDMFQIGRSTENMIDFVVTDTSPGGGAAEGPSAQSTISRYACRILCDRRPPYTARIYAAGFDASSNIFLGERAAKWRTPDGLMDGLTTNGVLVMHPAGGFSEDSAPGVWREISVCGNVYTLRDSRSAQQRGKLVENESNVLQDGSLIDLCGATLLWRTPAGLLRAPTLKQLEAQRQEANAARPQCPVGLSTLAFPSPARGRTAPDKQQPWVYVRCGHVHGYHGWGCRRERGPQERECPLCRLVGPYVPLWLGQEAGLCLDPGPPSHAFAPCGHVCSEKTARYWAQTPLPHGTHAFHAACPFCGAWLTGEHGCVRLIFQGPLD, from the exons ATGCACCACATCTCCACACCGCTTGTGTCCAAG GCACTGAGCAACCGTGGCCAGCACAGCATCTCGTACACACTGTCCCGGAGCCACTCGGTCATAGTCGAGTACACACATGACAGTGACACAGACATGTTCCAG aTTGGCCGCTCCACGGAGAACATGATCGACTTTGTGGTAACAGACACGTCGCCTGGAGGAGGGGCTGCCGAGGGCCCCTCTGCCCAGAGCACCATCTCCCGCTATGCCTGCCGCATCCTCTGTGACCGCCGGCCGCCCTATACCGCCCGCATCTATGCCGCTGGCTTTGATGCCTCCAGCAACATTTTCCTTGGA GAGCGGGCAGCCAAATGGCGGACCCCTGACGGCCTGATGGACGGCTTAACCACCAACGGGGTCCTGGTGATGCACCCAGCAGGCGGCTTCTCTGAGGACTCGGCCCCGGGTGTCTGGCGGGAGATCTCGGTCTGTGGGAATGTATATACTCTGAGGGACAGCCGCTCGGCACAGCAGCGGGGGAAGCTG GTGGAAAACGAGTCCAACGTGCTGCAGGACGGCTCCCTCATTGACCTGTGTGGAGCTACGCTGCTGTGGCGCACGCCGGCGGGGCTGCTGCGGGCGCCCACGCTGAAGCAGCtggaggcccagaggcaggaggcgAATGCAGCGCGGCCCCAGTGTCCCGTGGGCCTCAGCACCCTCGCCTTCCCCAGCCCGGCCCGTGGCCGCACGGCACCTGACAAGCAGCAGCCCTGGGTCTATGTCCGCTGTGGCCACGTCCACGGCTATCACGGCTGGGGCTGCCGACGCGAGCGGGGCCCCCAGGAGCGCGAGTGTCCTCTCTGCCGCCTCGTGGGGCCCTACGTGCCCCTGTGGCTCGGCCAGGAGGCCGGCCTCTGCCTGGACCCCGGGCCACCCAGCCACGCCTTCGCACCTTGTGGCCACGTCTGCTCTGAGAAGACTGCCCGCTACTGGGCTCAGACGCCACTGCCCCATGGCACCCACGCTTTCCACGCTGCTTGTCCCTTTTGCGGGGCCTGGCTCACCGGCGAGCATGGCTGTGTCCGCCTCATTTTCCAGGGGCCGCTGGACTAG
- the PELI3 gene encoding E3 ubiquitin-protein ligase pellino homolog 3 isoform X1: MVLEGNPEVGSPRTSDLQHPENQGSCVLSSPSEDAQPGEEPIKYGELIVLGCCEEGGEETEAQRGEVTGPRAQSCYNGCLASGDKGRRRSRLALNRRPHANGVKPDVMHHISTPLVSKALSNRGQHSISYTLSRSHSVIVEYTHDSDTDMFQIGRSTENMIDFVVTDTSPGGGAAEGPSAQSTISRYACRILCDRRPPYTARIYAAGFDASSNIFLGERAAKWRTPDGLMDGLTTNGVLVMHPAGGFSEDSAPGVWREISVCGNVYTLRDSRSAQQRGKLVENESNVLQDGSLIDLCGATLLWRTPAGLLRAPTLKQLEAQRQEANAARPQCPVGLSTLAFPSPARGRTAPDKQQPWVYVRCGHVHGYHGWGCRRERGPQERECPLCRLVGPYVPLWLGQEAGLCLDPGPPSHAFAPCGHVCSEKTARYWAQTPLPHGTHAFHAACPFCGAWLTGEHGCVRLIFQGPLD; this comes from the exons ATGGTGTTGGAAGGAAACCCTGAAGTGGGCTCCCCCCGAACCTCAGACCTCCAGCACCCAGAGAACCAGGGCTCTTGTGTCCTCTCTTCTCCCAGTGAAGATGCACAGCCAGGGGAGGAACCCATCAAGTATGGTGAACTCATCGTTCTGGG ATGCTGtgaggaaggaggtgaggaaaccgaggctcagagaggggaagtgactggcccaagggcacagagctg CTACAATGGGTGTCTGGCAAGTGGGGACAAGGGCCGCCGCCGAAGCCGCCTGGCACTGAACCGCCGGCCACACGCCAATGGAGTGAAGCCGGACGTCATGCACCACATCTCCACACCGCTTGTGTCCAAG GCACTGAGCAACCGTGGCCAGCACAGCATCTCGTACACACTGTCCCGGAGCCACTCGGTCATAGTCGAGTACACACATGACAGTGACACAGACATGTTCCAG aTTGGCCGCTCCACGGAGAACATGATCGACTTTGTGGTAACAGACACGTCGCCTGGAGGAGGGGCTGCCGAGGGCCCCTCTGCCCAGAGCACCATCTCCCGCTATGCCTGCCGCATCCTCTGTGACCGCCGGCCGCCCTATACCGCCCGCATCTATGCCGCTGGCTTTGATGCCTCCAGCAACATTTTCCTTGGA GAGCGGGCAGCCAAATGGCGGACCCCTGACGGCCTGATGGACGGCTTAACCACCAACGGGGTCCTGGTGATGCACCCAGCAGGCGGCTTCTCTGAGGACTCGGCCCCGGGTGTCTGGCGGGAGATCTCGGTCTGTGGGAATGTATATACTCTGAGGGACAGCCGCTCGGCACAGCAGCGGGGGAAGCTG GTGGAAAACGAGTCCAACGTGCTGCAGGACGGCTCCCTCATTGACCTGTGTGGAGCTACGCTGCTGTGGCGCACGCCGGCGGGGCTGCTGCGGGCGCCCACGCTGAAGCAGCtggaggcccagaggcaggaggcgAATGCAGCGCGGCCCCAGTGTCCCGTGGGCCTCAGCACCCTCGCCTTCCCCAGCCCGGCCCGTGGCCGCACGGCACCTGACAAGCAGCAGCCCTGGGTCTATGTCCGCTGTGGCCACGTCCACGGCTATCACGGCTGGGGCTGCCGACGCGAGCGGGGCCCCCAGGAGCGCGAGTGTCCTCTCTGCCGCCTCGTGGGGCCCTACGTGCCCCTGTGGCTCGGCCAGGAGGCCGGCCTCTGCCTGGACCCCGGGCCACCCAGCCACGCCTTCGCACCTTGTGGCCACGTCTGCTCTGAGAAGACTGCCCGCTACTGGGCTCAGACGCCACTGCCCCATGGCACCCACGCTTTCCACGCTGCTTGTCCCTTTTGCGGGGCCTGGCTCACCGGCGAGCATGGCTGTGTCCGCCTCATTTTCCAGGGGCCGCTGGACTAG
- the PELI3 gene encoding E3 ubiquitin-protein ligase pellino homolog 3 isoform X2 produces MVLEGNPEVGSPRTSDLQHPENQGSCVLSSPSEDAQPGEEPIKYGELIVLGYNGCLASGDKGRRRSRLALNRRPHANGVKPDVMHHISTPLVSKALSNRGQHSISYTLSRSHSVIVEYTHDSDTDMFQIGRSTENMIDFVVTDTSPGGGAAEGPSAQSTISRYACRILCDRRPPYTARIYAAGFDASSNIFLGERAAKWRTPDGLMDGLTTNGVLVMHPAGGFSEDSAPGVWREISVCGNVYTLRDSRSAQQRGKLVENESNVLQDGSLIDLCGATLLWRTPAGLLRAPTLKQLEAQRQEANAARPQCPVGLSTLAFPSPARGRTAPDKQQPWVYVRCGHVHGYHGWGCRRERGPQERECPLCRLVGPYVPLWLGQEAGLCLDPGPPSHAFAPCGHVCSEKTARYWAQTPLPHGTHAFHAACPFCGAWLTGEHGCVRLIFQGPLD; encoded by the exons ATGGTGTTGGAAGGAAACCCTGAAGTGGGCTCCCCCCGAACCTCAGACCTCCAGCACCCAGAGAACCAGGGCTCTTGTGTCCTCTCTTCTCCCAGTGAAGATGCACAGCCAGGGGAGGAACCCATCAAGTATGGTGAACTCATCGTTCTGGG CTACAATGGGTGTCTGGCAAGTGGGGACAAGGGCCGCCGCCGAAGCCGCCTGGCACTGAACCGCCGGCCACACGCCAATGGAGTGAAGCCGGACGTCATGCACCACATCTCCACACCGCTTGTGTCCAAG GCACTGAGCAACCGTGGCCAGCACAGCATCTCGTACACACTGTCCCGGAGCCACTCGGTCATAGTCGAGTACACACATGACAGTGACACAGACATGTTCCAG aTTGGCCGCTCCACGGAGAACATGATCGACTTTGTGGTAACAGACACGTCGCCTGGAGGAGGGGCTGCCGAGGGCCCCTCTGCCCAGAGCACCATCTCCCGCTATGCCTGCCGCATCCTCTGTGACCGCCGGCCGCCCTATACCGCCCGCATCTATGCCGCTGGCTTTGATGCCTCCAGCAACATTTTCCTTGGA GAGCGGGCAGCCAAATGGCGGACCCCTGACGGCCTGATGGACGGCTTAACCACCAACGGGGTCCTGGTGATGCACCCAGCAGGCGGCTTCTCTGAGGACTCGGCCCCGGGTGTCTGGCGGGAGATCTCGGTCTGTGGGAATGTATATACTCTGAGGGACAGCCGCTCGGCACAGCAGCGGGGGAAGCTG GTGGAAAACGAGTCCAACGTGCTGCAGGACGGCTCCCTCATTGACCTGTGTGGAGCTACGCTGCTGTGGCGCACGCCGGCGGGGCTGCTGCGGGCGCCCACGCTGAAGCAGCtggaggcccagaggcaggaggcgAATGCAGCGCGGCCCCAGTGTCCCGTGGGCCTCAGCACCCTCGCCTTCCCCAGCCCGGCCCGTGGCCGCACGGCACCTGACAAGCAGCAGCCCTGGGTCTATGTCCGCTGTGGCCACGTCCACGGCTATCACGGCTGGGGCTGCCGACGCGAGCGGGGCCCCCAGGAGCGCGAGTGTCCTCTCTGCCGCCTCGTGGGGCCCTACGTGCCCCTGTGGCTCGGCCAGGAGGCCGGCCTCTGCCTGGACCCCGGGCCACCCAGCCACGCCTTCGCACCTTGTGGCCACGTCTGCTCTGAGAAGACTGCCCGCTACTGGGCTCAGACGCCACTGCCCCATGGCACCCACGCTTTCCACGCTGCTTGTCCCTTTTGCGGGGCCTGGCTCACCGGCGAGCATGGCTGTGTCCGCCTCATTTTCCAGGGGCCGCTGGACTAG